DNA from Chitinophaga pendula:
CCATACCCAGCACCAGGTTTTCAGCGCTGATACCTGCCTGTTGCAGGGCAGCATAGATACCCGGTATAGAAGAGTAGCTGATGCCATCACCTTGTATTACGCGTACCTGCGGTGGTAATACCTTGTATCCTTTTTCATTTACGGTGTAGCCGAATTTGTCCATCAGTATTTCAAATACCTTCAGGAGGGTCTTTACGGCATCGCCGCTATCGGGGCGTATCACCAGCGTACCATCGCGCTGTAGGATCTGTTCTTTCAGCTCCGTACCCCAGTATTCGCTGCAAGCCCTGAATATGTTGTAAGAGTCAGAGACACAGGCGATCGTGCCGGTAGGAAAGGTATTGAGTACATGCCGGAATACTTCCAGTTCGCCTTCTTCTCCCAGCAAGGTGCAGATGCTGTGTTCTGTAGCGGGGATGGATAAGCCCGGGGCAACAGGCGCATCATAGTAACGACGGGCAAATACGGAGGCGGCCAGCGTATCGCTACCGGAGAAGTTCACCAGGTGTGCACTACCACCGAGGCCGGCACTCTCTACGGAGCTGGCGCCCCGGAAGCCGAAGTCGTTCAGTACGAAGTCGATCCCGGCAAAGGCGGCAGCGCTGGCAGTAGCTTCGTAGTATTGCTGTACCACCTTTTTGATCTCCCTGGACACGGTCGCCACCGTACAAGGATACCATACCTGCATCAGCAGGGTCTCCAGGAAGTTGGTCAGCCAGTAGCAGGCAGGATCGGTATTCTCGATCGTCATCAGCACATTGCGTACACCTACCGTAGTACCCTCTGGCACCGCTTTGATACGTACCGGCAACCGGCCGCCATGTTTTTCTATGATATAGTCGAATTTAGTACGGTCGAATACATCGGTACGTCCGAATACCTGTACGAGCATGGCTTCGGCTTCGTCTATCTTCTCTTTGGTGATCACCGCCCCTTCCAGGTATTCTTTCAGGAAATACTGTAAGCCATAGAAGACGGTTTCCGGAAACTTCCCTCCCCTGCTCTCCATGTAGGAATAGATGTATTCAGTACCAGGTGTGTATAATTTAGCATGGGAATATTTGTAGGCATCGGCTAGCAGAATGAGGTTCTCTTTGGTCATGATTCGTGGATTTAGACGTTGTGACAGTATTAGTATTTGTCGGCCAGGTGTTGCAGCATCGGGATGTGTGTGCTGACGATCTGGCCTTGTTCGATCATAGCAGTTATGTCTGTGATAGCGACCCAGCGTAGTACTTCCAGGTCATCCGCCGGTGTGGGCGTGCCAAACAGCAGGTCGGTGCTGAACAAGGTGGTGATGATCTTATCGACTTCTGAGCGATAGCGCCAGTCGTCTACCAGGGTAGATAGTTCGTATTGCATGGCACTTATTTCCAGCGGGCCGCATTCTTCCTGTAGTTCACGGCGGGCAGCGCTGTCGAAACTGGTGTCTGTCGGGTCGGCAAAGCCGCCGGGCAGCCTCCAGGTGTCTTCGTTGGGTTTACGACCCAGCAGCAGCTCCTGTTTGTTATGCCGGAATACCGCGATATCTACCGTAGGGTATACCTTAGGATATTGGTTGTAAGTGTTGTAGATGATACCGGCACGGAACTCCTCGGTATCGAATACCTTGTCGGCGATCGCTTCCCGCATTTCGGTGGCGTTATAGTCTTGCACCGGCGGCAACGCTGCCGTACTGAAACGCCCGCTGTAATAAGGAATGAAGCTGTCCCGGCTACCATACAATACGAAACTTTCCTGCGGAAAACTGTTGAGCAACAGCTCGTCCAGCCGGTGCGACCAGGCTTTGTCGCTACGCTGATCGCTTAGTGGCAGCACAATGATGTCGGGGAATAACTGTTTGATCATCCGCTCGCGGGTGTAATAGTCGAGCGGGTTTTTACGGCTGCCCTTCACCGGGCTCACCCCCAGCACAATGATCGTGCGGTTGTGTTGTTGTTTTACCTGGCGGATCAGTTCCAGGTGTCCTTCATGTAAAGAAGGAGTTTGAAAACGGGCAATAATAACGCCGGTTGGCTTAAGTGTAGTCATCGTTTCAACCGTTTTGTGTATTTATGACACAAATATAGATTAGCTTTCTGTGTGGTCCAAATATTTTTTGTATAAAATACACAAAATACACCTGCACTGTGTTTAATATATTGTTTATCAGTATTTTAACTATTCGTGAACCGATTCTCCCCTATTGATCAAGCTATATTCCTGCTTAAGTGGTAGCCATAGATACGGGGGTATCTTACTCTCTAGCGCCGGGAGGCGATCCCGGTTGTTGCTGGCATTGGCCGGCAATTTTGCGGGTATACTGCGATGGGCTGACGCCGGCGGCCAATGCCGGTGCAAAGATGCTGCCAGTCCTGCGGCTAAGTCGTGGACATGCAGGTGGCAGGCGGGCAGGGTATGCCGTTTTGTGCACTTATATCTCGAATGAGATGCCTTCTTGTTTGAGGCGGAAATATTCTTTTTCGTTGAAGCTGAATAAGGCAGCCGGTCGCCCTTGTGATGGCTGCTTCTGTTTCTCTTCCAGGTCTATCAGGATGCCCAGGTGGGCTATTTTCTTGCGGAAGTTGCGGCGGTCTATGGCTCTGTCGAGCAGGGTTTCATAGAGTTTTTCCAGGTCTACTATCGGGAATTTCTTGTCCAGCAGTTCGAAGCCGATCGGTTCATAACGGATCTTGGTGCGCAGGCGGCGTACGGCCAGGTCGATGATGTCGGCATGGTCGAAGCCAAGGTCGGGTAGTTCTTTGATGTTGAACCACTGCACATCTTCTACTTCTGTGCTGACGGACAGTTTGAAGTTGGTAGGATTGACCAGTCCGAAATAGGCGACGGATACTACCCTGCCTCTGGGGTCGCGTTGTGGCAGCCCGAAGGTATAGAGTTGTTCGAGGTAGTTGATGTTTACGCTGGCTTCGTTCAGCAGCTTGCGGGTGACGGCTTCTTCCAGGGATTCGTTGTCTTTGACGAATCCACCGGGTAAGGCCCAGCTGTGCTGGAATGGCGGTATGGTCCGTTTGATGAGGAGTACGGATATATGTTCGCGGGCGGTGTAACCAAACACCACGGCGTCCACACTAAGTTTTATTTCTTGTTCTATACTCAAGGCTGATTAGCGCTTGTCTGCTTGTTTTAAATAATGCTCGATCTGTGTCGAGTCTTTATGCAGGTTGATAAAGAGCGGATTTTTGGCCGGGTCGAACGCAATGATGGTATTTGCGCTCCAGGCATCCTCGGGTACAGGCAGCTCTATCAGTACTTCCTGGCCGTTGCTGCGGCGGAATACCAGGCTGTCTTTAGCTGCCACATGGCGTACGAACTGATGCTTTTCCAGGAAGGCGATCAGCTGTTGCTGTTTTGCACGGATGGCGTCTACCAGACTATCACCAGCAACGGGTTTGATGTTCCGGATCACATAACTTTTCTCCGCGACTA
Protein-coding regions in this window:
- a CDS encoding pantoate--beta-alanine ligase, which gives rise to MTTLKPTGVIIARFQTPSLHEGHLELIRQVKQQHNRTIIVLGVSPVKGSRKNPLDYYTRERMIKQLFPDIIVLPLSDQRSDKAWSHRLDELLLNSFPQESFVLYGSRDSFIPYYSGRFSTAALPPVQDYNATEMREAIADKVFDTEEFRAGIIYNTYNQYPKVYPTVDIAVFRHNKQELLLGRKPNEDTWRLPGGFADPTDTSFDSAARRELQEECGPLEISAMQYELSTLVDDWRYRSEVDKIITTLFSTDLLFGTPTPADDLEVLRWVAITDITAMIEQGQIVSTHIPMLQHLADKY
- a CDS encoding NUDIX hydrolase, whose product is MSIEQEIKLSVDAVVFGYTAREHISVLLIKRTIPPFQHSWALPGGFVKDNESLEEAVTRKLLNEASVNINYLEQLYTFGLPQRDPRGRVVSVAYFGLVNPTNFKLSVSTEVEDVQWFNIKELPDLGFDHADIIDLAVRRLRTKIRYEPIGFELLDKKFPIVDLEKLYETLLDRAIDRRNFRKKIAHLGILIDLEEKQKQPSQGRPAALFSFNEKEYFRLKQEGISFEI
- a CDS encoding nicotinate phosphoribosyltransferase yields the protein MTKENLILLADAYKYSHAKLYTPGTEYIYSYMESRGGKFPETVFYGLQYFLKEYLEGAVITKEKIDEAEAMLVQVFGRTDVFDRTKFDYIIEKHGGRLPVRIKAVPEGTTVGVRNVLMTIENTDPACYWLTNFLETLLMQVWYPCTVATVSREIKKVVQQYYEATASAAAFAGIDFVLNDFGFRGASSVESAGLGGSAHLVNFSGSDTLAASVFARRYYDAPVAPGLSIPATEHSICTLLGEEGELEVFRHVLNTFPTGTIACVSDSYNIFRACSEYWGTELKEQILQRDGTLVIRPDSGDAVKTLLKVFEILMDKFGYTVNEKGYKVLPPQVRVIQGDGISYSSIPGIYAALQQAGISAENLVLGMGGALLQRVNRDTQEFALKCAHAVVNGKDIDVQKMPVELDANGQLRTSFKQSKAGRQQLIATADGYKTIRAGAIADAHDALETVFENGALVKTYTFDDIRSRAALK